From a region of the Chiloscyllium punctatum isolate Juve2018m chromosome 1, sChiPun1.3, whole genome shotgun sequence genome:
- the nup54 gene encoding nucleoporin p54 isoform X7 encodes MAFSLGGGSSGFGTFGTTTTTSGQTAGFPFGASTGLFQNTANKGFGFGGGFGTGTGTGLTTGLAAGSTFGGFGGFGTQQQQQAGGLLGQAIQPPTQSAQLINTASALSAPTLLGDERDAILAKWNQLQAFWGTGKGYFHNNLAPVEFTQENPFCRFKTVGFSCIPSNKDEDGLVALAFNKKEADIRNQQQLIVESLHKILGGLPQIMVNVEGIRALPDDQTEMVIYVVERFPNGNSRRVSVTNLYSSLEQATVKSHLMQLGVIVTLPRTELSPAQMKQLLQNPPAGVDPIIWEQAKVDNPDPEKLIPVPMVGFKELLRRLKFQEQMTKQHQSRLDIISEDVNELQKNQATTVAKIAQYKRKLMDQAHKVLQVLIKQEIQRKAGYAIQAEEEQLRVQLDTIQSELNAPTQFKGRLNELMSQIRMQNHVGAVRSEERYSVDGDLLGEIKQHLKLQQEGLTHLISVLKEDLEDVKLIEQGLNESVHVRRDLFS; translated from the exons GCCTTTTCCAGAACACAGCGAATAAAGGGTTTGGGTTTGGTGGTGGTTTCGGCACGGGTACTGGCACAGGTCTGACAACCGGCTTAGCAGCTGGCTCCACATTTGGAGGGTTTGGTGGCTTTGGTACTCAGCAACAGCAGCAAG CTGGAGGACTTCTTGGACAGGCGATACAGCCTCCGACACAGTCAGCTCAACTGATCAACACAGCAAGCGCCCTTTCTGCACCAACTCTACTGGGGGATGAGCGCGATGCTATATTGGCAAAGTGGAACCAGCTACAGGCATTCTGGGGAACTGGGAAAGGTTACTTCCACAATAATCTGGCTCCTGTCGAGTTCACTCAAGAAAACCCTTTCTGTCGGTTTAAG ACTGTTGGTTTCAGCTGCATACCCAGTAATAAGGATGAGGATGGTCTAGTAGCTTTGGCTTTTAACAAAAAAGAGGCAGACATTCGAAACCAGCAACAATTGATCGTAGAATCTTTGCACAAAATTCTCGGAGGGTTGCCACAAATCATGGTGAATGTTGAAGGAATCCGAGCACTGCCTGATGACCA aacagaaatggtgATCTATGTCGTTGAACGTTTTCCAAACGGGAATTCCAGAAGAGTTTCAGTGACGAACCTCTACAGCTCACTGGAGCAAGCTACCGTAAAGAGTCATCTGATGCAGTTAGGAGTGATTGTCACACTGCCCAGGACAGAACTTTCTCCAGCTCAGATGAAGCAACTTTTACAGAATCCTCCTGCTG GTGTTGATCCAATAATTTGGGAGCAGGCTAAAGTTGACAATCCTGATCCTGAAAA GCTTATACCAGTGCCCATGGTTGGTTTTAAGGAATTGCTGAGGAGGCTTAAGTTCCAGGAACAGATGACAAAACAGCATCAAAGCAGATTGGAT ATTATATCTGAGGATGTAAATGAGCTGCAGAAGAACCAGGCTACGACTGTAGCGAAGATAGCCCAGTACAAGCGAAAACTGATGGACCAAGCTCATAAAGTCTTGCAA GTGCTAATAAAGCAAGAGATCCAGAGGAAAGCAGGTTATGCAATACAAGCAGAAGAAGAACAGCTTCGTGTGCAGCTAGATACTATCCAAAGTGAGCTAAATGCACCTACCCAGTTTAAG GGCCGTTTGAACGAACTGATGTCTCAGATAAGAATGCAGAATCATGTTGGAGCTGTCCGATCAGAAGAGAGATACAGTGTCGATGGCGATCTCTTGGGCGAAATCAAGCAG CACCTGAAGTTGCAGCAGGAAGGTCTGACTCATTTGATCAGTGTCCTGAAGGAAGATTTGGAGGATGTGAAGCTAATTGAGCAGGGCCTTAATGAGAGTGTTCATGTTCGCCGTGACCTTTTCAGTTGA